Proteins encoded together in one Ipomoea triloba cultivar NCNSP0323 chromosome 4, ASM357664v1 window:
- the LOC116016761 gene encoding nucleolin 1-like isoform X2 produces MGKSSKKSNLKVDAAPAVGAPTKPMQKGKREAEAAVEKVSAKKQKKDSALEQAIEKKKADAKIQKKVESSSSSSDDDSSDSEEELKPALKTVAAPKKPVVAKNGKLSSSSDGSDSDSDEEMPAAKKGPAPKGKSAPVKTIKKEASSSDSSSDDGSSDEEMPAAKNGPAPKGKSAPAASIKKKDSSSDSSSDDSDEEMPDAKKGPAPKGKSAPKKDSSSEDDSSSDEDAPVAKKVPDAKKGPAPKGKIASKKDSSSEDDSSSDEDAPVAKKVPAKNGAVKPKQGESSSEEDSSSDEEEKVVKKPAPTSSAPTKKVESSSDDDSSDESSDDEPSKAEAVKKSSTGKKESSSDDSSSEESSDEEEDAPSKTPKMGADVKMVDASEKKVPKTPVTPKAESQGSKSLFMGNLSWSIEQADVENFFKDCGEVKDVRFASHPDGTFKGYGHVEFTTSEAALKALELNGQELMGREVKLDLAKERGAYTPNSGKFDNSFQKQGRGGGESTTVFVKGFDKNDTEDKIRSALEDHFGSCGEIKGTRIPTDPEGYIKGMAYVEFTDNDAVNKALELNNSQIGNNTLYVDEAKPRADNRGGGESGGRGGWGGRSGGGRSGGRDSGGRFGGRGGGRRGGGGGRFGSGGGGGRFGGGGRGGGRTPGKPSMTFSTGKKTTFDD; encoded by the exons ATGGGCAAGTCTTCTAAGAAATCAAATCTTAAG GTTGATGCCGCTCCAGCTGTAGGTGCTCCGACTAAGCCGATGCAGAAAG GTAAGAGAGAAGCGGAAGCTGCGGTCGAAAAGGTCAGCGCAAAAAAGCAGAAAAAGGATTCAGCTTTAGAACAAGccatagaaaagaaaaaggccGATGCCAAGATTCAGAAGAAGGTGGAAAGCAGTTCCTCTTCATCTGATGACGATTCTTCTGATTCTGAGGAAGAATTGAAG CCAGCTCTTAAAACTGTAGCTGCACCTAAGAAACCAGTGGTTGCCAAAAATGGGAAGCTTTCAAGCAGTTCAGATGGGAGTGATTCTGATTCAGATGAGGAGATGCCTGCTGCCAAGAAGGGTCCTGCTCCCAAAGGAAAGAGTGCACCTGTCAAAACCATTAAGAAGGAAGCTAGTTCTAGTGATTCAAGTTCTGATGATGGTAGCTCAGATGAGGAGATGCCTGCTGCCAAGAATGGTCCTGCTCCTAAAGGAAAGAGTGCACCTGCTGCATCCATTAAAAAGAAGGATAGTTCTAGTGATTCCAGCTCTGATGATTCAGATGAGGAGATGCCTGATGCCAAGAAGGGTCCTGCTCCCAAAGGAAAGAGTGCACCAAAGAAAGATAGTTCTAGTGAGGATGATAGTAGCTCAGATGAGGATGCCCCTGTTGCTAAAAAAGTGCCTGATGCCAAGAAGGGACCTGCTCCCAAAGGAAAGATTGCATCAAAGAAAGACAGTTCTAGTGAGGATGATAGTAGCTCAGATGAGGATGCCCCTGTTGCTAAAAAAGTCCCTGCTAAGAATGGTGCAGTAAAACCGAAGCAAGGTGAATCCAGCTCAGAAGAGGATAGTAGTTCGGATGAAGAAGAAAAGGTAGTGAAGAAGCCTGCTCCTACTTCATCTGCCCCCACCAAAAAAGTTGAAAGCAGTTCAGATGATGACAGTTCTGATGAAAGTTCTGATGACGAGCCATCTAAAGCTGAGGCTGTTAAGAAG TCTTCTACTGGGAAGAAGGAGAGCAGTTCTGATGATTCCTCATCTGAGGAGTCTAGTGATGAAGAAGAGGATGCACCTTCAAAGACTCCAAAGATG GGTGCAGATGTGAAGATGGTTGATGCATCTGAAAAGAAAGTT CCGAAGACACCGGTCACTCCTAAGGCTGAATCCCAAGGATCCAAAAGTCTATTTATGGGAAATTTGTCATGGTCAATTGAACAGGCTGATGT AGAGAATTTCTTCAAAGATTGTGGAGAGGTAAAGGATGTTCGTTTTGCTTCACATCCAGATGGGACGTTCAAGGGCTATGGGCATGTTGAATTTACTACTTCTGAGGCAGCTTTAAAG GCTCTTGAACTTAATGGTCAAGAGTTAATGGGCCGAGAAGTGAAGCTTGACCTTGCTAAAGAGAGGGGAGCTTATACTCCGAATAGTGG GAAATTCGATAATTCCTTCCAGAAGCAGGGTAGGGGTGGAGGTGAAAGTACAACTGTGTTTGTTAAGGGTTTTGACAAGAATGATACTGAAGATAAG ATCAGGAGTGCTCTTGAGGATCATTTTGGTTCTTGTGGAGAGATTAAAGGTACCAGAATCCCAACTGACCCAGAAGGGTACATTAAAGG GATGGCTTATGTTGAGTTCACGGACAATGATGCAGTGAACAAGGCTCTTGAGCTCAACAACTCCCAAATTGGAAACAACACCTTGTATGTCGATGAAGCTAAGCCAAGAGCTGATAATCGTGGTGGAGGTGAGAGTGGAGGCAGAGGAGGTTGGGGTGGTAGGTCTGGTGGTGGAAGGAGCGGTGGTAGGGACAGTGGTGGCAGGTTTGGCGGAAGGGGAGGTGGTAGacgtggtggtggtggtggcagGTTCGGAagtggtggtggcggtggcaGGTTTGGAGGTGGTGGCAGAGGAGGCGGCCGAACTCCTGGCAAGCCAAGCATGACTTTTTCTACTG GTAAGAAGACAACTTTTGATGATTGA
- the LOC116016761 gene encoding nucleolin 1-like isoform X1 codes for MGKSSKKSNLKVDAAPAVGAPTKPMQKGKREAEAAVEKVSAKKQKKDSALEQAIEKKKADAKIQKKVESSSSSSDDDSSDSEEELKKPALKTVAAPKKPVVAKNGKLSSSSDGSDSDSDEEMPAAKKGPAPKGKSAPVKTIKKEASSSDSSSDDGSSDEEMPAAKNGPAPKGKSAPAASIKKKDSSSDSSSDDSDEEMPDAKKGPAPKGKSAPKKDSSSEDDSSSDEDAPVAKKVPDAKKGPAPKGKIASKKDSSSEDDSSSDEDAPVAKKVPAKNGAVKPKQGESSSEEDSSSDEEEKVVKKPAPTSSAPTKKVESSSDDDSSDESSDDEPSKAEAVKKSSTGKKESSSDDSSSEESSDEEEDAPSKTPKMGADVKMVDASEKKVPKTPVTPKAESQGSKSLFMGNLSWSIEQADVENFFKDCGEVKDVRFASHPDGTFKGYGHVEFTTSEAALKALELNGQELMGREVKLDLAKERGAYTPNSGKFDNSFQKQGRGGGESTTVFVKGFDKNDTEDKIRSALEDHFGSCGEIKGTRIPTDPEGYIKGMAYVEFTDNDAVNKALELNNSQIGNNTLYVDEAKPRADNRGGGESGGRGGWGGRSGGGRSGGRDSGGRFGGRGGGRRGGGGGRFGSGGGGGRFGGGGRGGGRTPGKPSMTFSTGKKTTFDD; via the exons ATGGGCAAGTCTTCTAAGAAATCAAATCTTAAG GTTGATGCCGCTCCAGCTGTAGGTGCTCCGACTAAGCCGATGCAGAAAG GTAAGAGAGAAGCGGAAGCTGCGGTCGAAAAGGTCAGCGCAAAAAAGCAGAAAAAGGATTCAGCTTTAGAACAAGccatagaaaagaaaaaggccGATGCCAAGATTCAGAAGAAGGTGGAAAGCAGTTCCTCTTCATCTGATGACGATTCTTCTGATTCTGAGGAAGAATTGAAG AAGCCAGCTCTTAAAACTGTAGCTGCACCTAAGAAACCAGTGGTTGCCAAAAATGGGAAGCTTTCAAGCAGTTCAGATGGGAGTGATTCTGATTCAGATGAGGAGATGCCTGCTGCCAAGAAGGGTCCTGCTCCCAAAGGAAAGAGTGCACCTGTCAAAACCATTAAGAAGGAAGCTAGTTCTAGTGATTCAAGTTCTGATGATGGTAGCTCAGATGAGGAGATGCCTGCTGCCAAGAATGGTCCTGCTCCTAAAGGAAAGAGTGCACCTGCTGCATCCATTAAAAAGAAGGATAGTTCTAGTGATTCCAGCTCTGATGATTCAGATGAGGAGATGCCTGATGCCAAGAAGGGTCCTGCTCCCAAAGGAAAGAGTGCACCAAAGAAAGATAGTTCTAGTGAGGATGATAGTAGCTCAGATGAGGATGCCCCTGTTGCTAAAAAAGTGCCTGATGCCAAGAAGGGACCTGCTCCCAAAGGAAAGATTGCATCAAAGAAAGACAGTTCTAGTGAGGATGATAGTAGCTCAGATGAGGATGCCCCTGTTGCTAAAAAAGTCCCTGCTAAGAATGGTGCAGTAAAACCGAAGCAAGGTGAATCCAGCTCAGAAGAGGATAGTAGTTCGGATGAAGAAGAAAAGGTAGTGAAGAAGCCTGCTCCTACTTCATCTGCCCCCACCAAAAAAGTTGAAAGCAGTTCAGATGATGACAGTTCTGATGAAAGTTCTGATGACGAGCCATCTAAAGCTGAGGCTGTTAAGAAG TCTTCTACTGGGAAGAAGGAGAGCAGTTCTGATGATTCCTCATCTGAGGAGTCTAGTGATGAAGAAGAGGATGCACCTTCAAAGACTCCAAAGATG GGTGCAGATGTGAAGATGGTTGATGCATCTGAAAAGAAAGTT CCGAAGACACCGGTCACTCCTAAGGCTGAATCCCAAGGATCCAAAAGTCTATTTATGGGAAATTTGTCATGGTCAATTGAACAGGCTGATGT AGAGAATTTCTTCAAAGATTGTGGAGAGGTAAAGGATGTTCGTTTTGCTTCACATCCAGATGGGACGTTCAAGGGCTATGGGCATGTTGAATTTACTACTTCTGAGGCAGCTTTAAAG GCTCTTGAACTTAATGGTCAAGAGTTAATGGGCCGAGAAGTGAAGCTTGACCTTGCTAAAGAGAGGGGAGCTTATACTCCGAATAGTGG GAAATTCGATAATTCCTTCCAGAAGCAGGGTAGGGGTGGAGGTGAAAGTACAACTGTGTTTGTTAAGGGTTTTGACAAGAATGATACTGAAGATAAG ATCAGGAGTGCTCTTGAGGATCATTTTGGTTCTTGTGGAGAGATTAAAGGTACCAGAATCCCAACTGACCCAGAAGGGTACATTAAAGG GATGGCTTATGTTGAGTTCACGGACAATGATGCAGTGAACAAGGCTCTTGAGCTCAACAACTCCCAAATTGGAAACAACACCTTGTATGTCGATGAAGCTAAGCCAAGAGCTGATAATCGTGGTGGAGGTGAGAGTGGAGGCAGAGGAGGTTGGGGTGGTAGGTCTGGTGGTGGAAGGAGCGGTGGTAGGGACAGTGGTGGCAGGTTTGGCGGAAGGGGAGGTGGTAGacgtggtggtggtggtggcagGTTCGGAagtggtggtggcggtggcaGGTTTGGAGGTGGTGGCAGAGGAGGCGGCCGAACTCCTGGCAAGCCAAGCATGACTTTTTCTACTG GTAAGAAGACAACTTTTGATGATTGA
- the LOC116014898 gene encoding uncharacterized protein LOC116014898, with translation MRIWKGVSSSHLYVLEEATAYLLAWQKINVEPLSPPIPRQFQKWSKPPHGWLKLDTDASVNVGSKVSGLGFVVRDSEGAFVAAKSSTWFVSLQPKFAEALALREALL, from the coding sequence ATGAGGATCTGGAAGGGTGTAAGTTCCTCACACTTATATGTCCTGGAAGAAGCTACTGCGTATCTACTTGCTTGGCAGAAAATTAATGTTGAGCCACTATCCCCTCCTATCCCGAGGCAGTTCCAAAAGTGGAGTAAACCCCCTCATGGGTGGCTTAAACTCGACACGGATGCTTCCGTGAATGTTGGTTCGAAAGTCTCGGGTCTTGGTTTCGTTGTTAGGGACTCTGAAGGTGCGTTTGTTGCGGCGAAGAGTAGTACTTGGTTCGTCAGCCTTCAGCCAAAGTTCGCAGAAGCTCTTGCTCTACGTGAGGCCCTTTTGTAG
- the LOC116014905 gene encoding nucleolar protein dao-5-like: protein MASGGGSLRDNRRPSGYPVGRAAGLSGEASTAGSDNRGTKRRASPQLAKRKSGVSGVASTSARPVKVPKIKQAAYAIKYESSIDDSSSDEEMPAAKKGPAPKGKSALTASINMRDSYSDSSYDDSISDEEMPAANKGPAHKGKSALVASIKKKDSSSVPASKKSPTPAPKGKSALAASIKKKDSSSDFSSDDSSSDEEMPAAKKGPAPKGKSVVVSIKRKYSSSDSSSDDFIFPAAKKSPPPKGKSVVVSIKRKYSSSDSSSDDFIFPAAKKSPPPKGKSVVVSIKRKYSSSDSSSDDFIFPAAKKSPPPKGKSVVVSIKRKYSSSDSSSDDFIFPAAKKSPPPKGKSVVVSIKRKYSSSDSSSDDFIFPAAKKSPPPKGKSALAASIKKKYSSSDSSSDDFILPAAKKSPAPKGKSVAASIKKKYSYSDSRYDDSSSDEEMPAAKKSPAPKGKSL from the exons ATGGCTAGTGGTGGTGGGAGTCTGCGGGATAACAGACGCCCTTCCGGGTATCCGGTAGGGCGTGCAGCCGGCCTGTCCGGCGAGGCTTCGACGGCTGGGTCTGATAATCGGGGGACGAAGAGGCGTGCATCTCCACAGTTAGCGAAACGAAAAAGCGGTGTGTCCGGCGTAGCGTCGACAAGCGCGCGTCCGGTCAAG GTCCCAAAGATAAAACAAGCTGCTTATGCTATAAAATATGAGTCTAGCATTGATGATAGTAGCTCTGATGAGGAGATGCCTGCTGCCAAGAAGGGTCCTGCTCCCAAAGGAAAGAGTGCACTTACTGCTTCCATTAATATGAGAGATAGTTATAGTGATTCCAGCTATGATGATAGTATCTCAGATGAGGAAATGCCTGCTGCCAATAAGGGTCCTGCACACAAAGGAAAGAGTGCACTTGTTGCATCCATTAAGAAGAAAGATAGTTCTAGTGTGCCTGCTTCCAAGAAGAGTCCTACTCCTGCTCCCAAAGGAAAGAGTGCACTTGCTGCATCCATTAAGAAGAAAGATAGTTCTAGTGATTTCAGCTCTGATGATAGTAGCTCAGATGAGGAGATGCCTGCTGCCAAGAAGGGTCCTGCTCCCAAAGGAAAGAGTGTTGTTGTATCCATTAAGAGGAAATATAGTTCTAGTGATTCCAGCTCTGATGATTTTATCTTCCCTGCTGCCAAGAAGAGTCCTCCTCCCAAAGGAAAGAGTGTTGTTGTATCCATTAAGAGGAAATATAGTTCTAGTGATTCCAGCTCTGATGATTTTATCTTCCCTGCTGCCAAGAAGAGTCCTCCTCCCAAAGGAAAGAGTGTTGTTGTATCCATTAAGAGGAAATATAGTTCTAGTGATTCCAGCTCTGATGATTTTATCTTCCCTGCTGCCAAGAAGAGTCCTCCTCCCAAAGGAAAGAGTGTTGTTGTATCCATTAAGAGGAAATATAGTTCTAGTGATTCCAGCTCTGATGATTTTATCTTCCCTGCTGCCAAGAAGAGTCCTCCTCCCAAAGGAAAGAGTGTTGTTGTATCCATTAAGAGGAAATATAGTTCTAGTGATTCCAGCTCTGATGATTTTATCTTCCCTGCTGCCAAGAAGAGTCCTCCTCCCAAAGGAAAGAGTGCACTTGCTGCATCCATTAAGAAGAAATATAGTTCTAGTGATTCCAGCTCTGATGATTTTATCTTACCTGCTGCCAAGAAGAGTCCTGCTCCCAAAGGAAAGAGTGTTGCTGCATCCATTAAGAAGAAATATAGTTATAGTGATTCCCGCTATGATGATAGTAGCTCAGATGAGGAGATGCCTGCTGCCAAGAAGAGTCCTGCTCCCAAAGGAAAGAGT CTATGA
- the LOC116016809 gene encoding pentatricopeptide repeat-containing protein At4g14850: MVFLTANALGSLVESAVLNRSLLLGQAVHAKIVKTLEPPFPSFISNHLINLYSKLGALNSAQLVLSLTPTRHRSVVTWTALIAGSVQNGHFAAALLHFCDMRRDRIQPNDFTFPCLFKASAFLKSPFIGQQIHALAIKSSLILDVFVGCSAFDMYSKTGIRELADKVFEEMPDRNIATWNACISNAVLDGRHNDAVKKFVELLRVGVEPPNSITFCAFLNACSDGFYLKLGMQLHGNVIRRGYGLDISVLNGLIDFYGKCHDVESSELVFDSMDERNGVSWCSLLAVYEQNDLGEKALKVFLKAREEGIEPTEFMVSSVLSACAGLAAFELGRSIHGLVVKACIEENVFVGSVLVDMYGKCGCIEDCERAFYEMPERNLITWNALIGGYAHQGHANMALDLFEDMTRKTRNVVPNYVTFVCVLTACSRAGAVETGMDIFEAMKEKYGIEPGAEHYACVVDMLGRAGMVERAYEFIKRMPIRPTVSVWGALLGACRVHGKPELGKIAADNLFQIDPQDSGNHVILSNMFASSGRWEEANLVRKEMKDIGIKKGAGYSWISVKNSVHVFRAKDTSHVKYQEILAMLAKLKREMKAAGYIPETNLALYDLEEEEKESEVWYHSEKLALAFGLITIPPGVPIRITKNLRVCVDCHSAIKFISGIVGREIIVRDNNRFHRFKDGQCSCKDYW; this comes from the exons ATGGTGTTCCTCACCGCCAATGCCCTCGGCTCGCTCGTGGAATCGGCCGTGTTGAACCGCTCTCTGCTTCTCGGCCAAGCCGTTCATGCGAAGATCGTCAAAACCCTCGAACCGCCTTTTCCTTCATTCATCTCCAACCACCTCATCAACCTCTACTCCAAACTCGGCGCCCTCAACTCTGCCCAACTCGTCCTCTCTCTCACTCCCACGCGCCACCGCTCCGTCGTCACTTGGACTGCCCTAATCGCCGGCTCCGTCCAGAATGGCCACTTCGCCGCCGCCCTCCTCCACTTCTGTGACATGCGCCGCGACCGCATTCAGCCTAACGACTTCACCTTCCCTTGCCTGTTCAAAGCCTCGGCGTTCCTTAAATCCCCTTTCATTGGCCAGCAGATTCATGCGTTGGCGATTAAAAGCAGCTTGATATTGGACGTGTTTGTTGGGTGCAGTGCTTTTGATATGTACAGCAAAACGGGGATTAGAGAACTTGCAGACAAGGTGTTTGAGGAAATGCCGGATAGAAATATTGCAACGTGGAATGCATGTATTTCCAATGCTGTACTCGACGGAAGGCATAATGATGCGGTTAAAAAGTTTGTTGAGCTATTACGGGTGGGCGTTGAGCCTCCCAACTCAATAACCTTTTGTGCATTTTTGAACGCTTGCTCTGATGGCTTCTATTTAAAGCTCGGGATGCAGTTGCATGGGAATGTGATTCGACGTGGTTATGGTTTGGATATTTCTGTTCTAAACGGATTAATTGACTTTTATGGCAAGTGTCATGATGTGGAGTCCTCTGAGTTAGTTTTTGACAGCATGGATGAACGCAATGGTGTTTCTTGGTGCTCACTGCTAGCAGTCTATGAGCAGAATGACTTGGGGGAAAAGGCTCTTAAGGTTTTCTTGAAAGCCAGGGAAGAGGGAATTGAGCCGACTGAGTTCATGGTTTCAAGTGTGCTTAGTGCTTGTGCTGGGTTGGCTGCATTTGAGCTGGGAAGGTCAATTCATGGCCTTGTTGTAAAGGCCTGTATTGAGGAAAATGTGTTTGTTGGGAGTGTGCTTGTAGACATGTATGGCAAATGTGGGTGCATAGAGGATTGTGAGAGAGCATTCTATGAAATGCCTGAGAGAAACTTGATAACCTGGAATGCTTTGATTGGTGGTTATGCTCATCAAGGGCATGCTAACATGGCACTGGATTTGTTTGAGGACATGACAAGAAAAACCCGCAATGTGGTGCCTAATTACGTTACGTTTGTTTGTGTTCTCACTGCATGCAGTAGGGCTGGAGCAGTTGAAACAGGCATGGATATTTTTGAGGCAATGAAGGAAAAGTATGGTATCGAACCAGGGGCCGAGCATTATGCGTGTGTTGTGGACATGCTTGGGCGGGCTGGAATGGTTGAGCGTGCATATGAATTCATAAAAAGAATGCCTATTCGGCCTACTGTGTCAGTTTGGGGGGCACTTTTAGGGGCATGTAGAGTGCATGGGAAACCAGAATTGGGTAAGATTGCAGCAGATAATTTGTTTCAGATTGATCCACAAGATTCTGGCAACCATGTGATCCTTTCAAATATGTTTGCATCTTCTGGCAG GTGGGAAGAGGCTAACCTCGTGAGGAAGGAGATGAAGGACATAGGGATAAAAAAGGGTGCAGGATACAGTTGGATatctgttaagaattctgtgCATGTTTTCCGAGCAAAGGACACGTCTCATGTAAAATACCAAGAAATTCTTGCAATGTTGGCTAAACTAAAGAGAGAGATGAAAGCTGCAGGTTATATCCCAGAGACCAATTTGGCTCTTTATGATCtagaagaggaagaaaaggaATCCGAAGTTTGGTACCATAGTGAGAAGCTTGCACTTGCATTTGGTCTCATAACTATTCCTCCTGGTGTCCCTATACGAATAACAAAAAATCTTAGGGTTTGTGTGGATTGCCATAGTGCTATAAAGTTCATCTCAGGCATTGTAGGCAGAGAAATTATTGTGAGAGACAACAATAGATTTCATCGCTTCAAGGACGGTCAGTGTTCGTGCAAAGATTATTGGTGA